From Pseudarthrobacter equi, a single genomic window includes:
- a CDS encoding LuxR C-terminal-related transcriptional regulator — protein MNHSEPPPHAAEAMALQLKGENAAVRELLLALSVGFVLPGPLPADLERRIDAGEVESLDVLIGQAEQAGLLTDGTVVGPARNALLTAAPTSKVHALQRELVAFYAADGQPMGDFARELARGGLADQRVAAELEHTADKALEHDPALACSLYDEALLAGADETGTAARRAQAAAANGDLDSATRIIDTLLVSVDPPDVRRGVDVAAAVWAHRGMLARSADAYSWLGAPRLGSSAPLAAVAMVGCGNRSGADALFRADAPPESPTLLAAALAGTGKGILESLAEDPQQALPILIHASDMLNAAGSALPLPDTPAALAALLALHSGEPYLAETVCRAAAAAGQGGNAAKPRLFLLQAWSAMQQDKLEDARLSINEASKANHWPLVPRDEFLRAALEVGLARRNGEIAELVLAWERAREAMLHISVDLYSLLPWGELVITAARLRETRRIAHYFEEANQLLERLGSPPLWAVPFHWAAVQAALLSENPAALAPHATALARAAKNSHLAAVLAGAGKAWVSVLAGNFQPADVEAAARGLGRMGMPWEGARLAGHAAARAGERKDMVRLLSCARDLHPQANAPGNGSAGTGEPRAAATAEAGNGMHPDGSGLSEREKEVARLVLEGKTYREIGEAIYISPRTAEHHIARMRRRLGAENRSDLLARLRLALAAENPPQQ, from the coding sequence ATGAACCACAGCGAACCCCCGCCCCACGCGGCCGAGGCCATGGCCCTGCAGCTCAAAGGCGAGAACGCCGCTGTCCGGGAACTGCTCCTTGCCTTGTCAGTGGGGTTCGTCCTTCCCGGACCGCTGCCCGCGGACCTGGAACGCAGAATCGACGCCGGCGAGGTGGAAAGCCTCGATGTGCTGATCGGCCAGGCGGAGCAGGCAGGATTACTCACGGACGGAACAGTCGTAGGGCCCGCCCGCAACGCCTTGCTGACGGCAGCGCCCACGTCCAAGGTCCATGCACTTCAGCGTGAGCTGGTCGCCTTCTACGCCGCGGACGGCCAACCGATGGGCGACTTCGCCCGGGAGCTTGCCCGCGGCGGGCTGGCGGACCAGCGCGTGGCCGCGGAACTGGAACATACCGCGGACAAGGCCCTCGAACACGATCCGGCCCTGGCGTGCAGCCTCTACGACGAAGCCCTGCTGGCCGGGGCGGACGAAACCGGCACCGCCGCGCGCCGTGCCCAGGCGGCTGCCGCCAACGGCGACCTGGACTCAGCCACCCGGATCATCGACACCCTCCTGGTGAGCGTAGATCCACCCGACGTCCGCCGTGGGGTGGACGTGGCCGCAGCAGTCTGGGCGCACAGGGGAATGCTGGCGCGGAGTGCCGACGCCTACAGCTGGCTGGGTGCTCCCAGGCTGGGGTCCTCGGCGCCGCTCGCCGCCGTCGCGATGGTGGGTTGCGGCAACCGTTCCGGCGCGGATGCACTGTTCCGGGCCGACGCCCCACCGGAATCGCCCACGCTGCTGGCGGCTGCGCTGGCCGGAACGGGCAAGGGAATCCTGGAATCCCTGGCCGAGGATCCGCAACAGGCCCTTCCCATCCTCATCCACGCCTCAGACATGCTGAACGCGGCCGGCTCTGCGCTGCCGCTCCCGGATACTCCTGCCGCGCTCGCGGCACTCCTGGCGCTCCACAGCGGGGAACCCTACCTGGCAGAGACCGTGTGCCGGGCAGCCGCCGCTGCTGGCCAGGGCGGTAACGCGGCAAAACCGAGGCTTTTCCTGCTCCAGGCGTGGTCTGCCATGCAGCAGGACAAACTCGAGGACGCACGGCTCTCCATCAATGAGGCGTCCAAGGCAAACCATTGGCCACTCGTTCCACGCGATGAGTTCCTGCGCGCCGCCCTGGAAGTGGGACTGGCCAGGCGCAACGGCGAAATCGCCGAGCTGGTGCTGGCCTGGGAACGTGCCCGCGAGGCGATGCTGCACATCTCGGTTGACCTCTACAGCCTGCTGCCGTGGGGTGAACTGGTGATCACCGCTGCCCGGCTCCGGGAGACGAGGCGGATCGCCCACTACTTCGAGGAGGCAAACCAGTTGCTCGAACGGCTGGGAAGCCCGCCGCTGTGGGCCGTGCCGTTCCACTGGGCCGCAGTGCAGGCAGCACTCCTCAGCGAAAACCCCGCCGCGCTGGCGCCGCATGCCACGGCCCTGGCCCGGGCTGCTAAAAACAGCCACCTTGCCGCCGTGCTGGCCGGCGCCGGCAAAGCCTGGGTTTCCGTCCTTGCCGGTAATTTCCAGCCCGCCGATGTGGAAGCGGCGGCACGGGGACTGGGCCGGATGGGCATGCCCTGGGAGGGTGCCCGGCTCGCCGGACACGCGGCCGCGCGCGCTGGGGAACGCAAGGACATGGTGCGTCTGCTGTCCTGTGCCAGGGACCTCCACCCGCAGGCAAACGCACCCGGCAACGGGAGCGCCGGAACGGGCGAACCGCGGGCAGCGGCCACGGCGGAGGCCGGCAACGGCATGCACCCGGACGGCTCGGGCCTGAGCGAGCGGGAAAAAGAGGTGGCACGGCTGGTCCTCGAGGGCAAGACCTACCGCGAGATCGGCGAGGCCATCTACATTTCCCCGCGCACGGCCGAGCACCACATTGCCCGGATGCGTCGCCGGCTGGGGGCGGAGAACCGTTCGGACCTCCTGGCCCGGCTGCGGCTCGCCCTGGCGGCCGAAAATCCCCCGCAGCAGTAA
- a CDS encoding Hsp70 family protein, translating into MTYVLAVDVGTSFTAAAVVRFNQGVPPVPECLPLGLRGTAVPSVVYYPAQGPVLVGEAAERRGLATPERVVREFKRRIGDAVPLSLGTLAIRPEEVFATVARWVADRAAEREGAAPSDIILTHPAAWGSHRTSAVREALAAKGLPDVTLLTEPEAAALHYASQVRVEEGSTIAVYDLGGGTFDTAVLTKAGDDRFEAVGRPEGIDDLGGADFDAAVFRYVAEHTGGALADLDPADPDVLAALSRLRRECVEAKEALSSDSEATIPVLLPGYQQQVRLVRSEFEALIEEPVRETVDALEESLAQLKLAPADLTAVLLIGGSSRIPLVAELISEQLDRPIAVDADPKSSICLGAAVSAVLSRAPAERNAAPVSEAPQLPAPASGDEPLDTGGHVPPRLASWSRKGTTAAGNFAALGHGPGHSHGGAHAPKPTVRLTAIAAAAALFTVLSATAAQSPGGLSDLTSVFVPQAGADSGPPAQAGGTGSVTGGGGAAAAGTAGDAQPLAGIDAGVQKKKSDAGPGLNVEASPTSKPSAAATKAPDGSPAPAAGGPAPAAGTGTVPGTTGGGTGSGSGSVPAVTPTTAAGTVDPAPGTPAPVPTDPATVVPAPDPTTNLPVPDPTTNLPVPDPTTNPPVPDPTTNPPVPETPAPSSAPAPDPTPVPDPTPVPDPTPVPAAGSDAPTTEPAA; encoded by the coding sequence ATGACCTACGTTCTCGCCGTAGACGTCGGGACCAGTTTCACCGCAGCCGCGGTTGTCCGTTTCAACCAGGGAGTTCCGCCCGTTCCGGAGTGCCTGCCGCTGGGCCTTCGGGGCACCGCAGTGCCCTCTGTGGTCTACTACCCTGCGCAGGGTCCCGTCCTGGTGGGGGAGGCTGCGGAACGCCGCGGACTCGCCACCCCGGAACGCGTTGTGCGGGAGTTCAAGCGCCGCATCGGCGATGCCGTGCCCCTTTCCCTGGGCACCCTGGCCATCCGCCCCGAAGAAGTCTTCGCCACCGTAGCCCGCTGGGTGGCGGACCGGGCGGCCGAGCGCGAGGGGGCAGCGCCGTCGGACATCATCCTCACCCACCCCGCAGCGTGGGGCAGCCACCGCACCTCCGCGGTCCGGGAAGCGCTGGCGGCCAAGGGCCTGCCTGACGTGACGCTCCTGACCGAACCGGAAGCCGCGGCACTGCACTACGCGTCGCAGGTGCGGGTTGAGGAAGGCAGCACCATAGCCGTCTATGACCTCGGCGGCGGCACGTTCGATACCGCCGTGCTGACGAAGGCTGGCGATGACCGGTTTGAAGCGGTGGGGCGTCCGGAGGGCATTGACGACCTCGGCGGCGCAGACTTCGACGCCGCCGTGTTCCGCTACGTCGCCGAACACACCGGGGGAGCACTGGCGGACCTGGACCCCGCGGACCCGGACGTCCTGGCCGCCCTGTCCAGGCTGCGGCGCGAATGCGTGGAGGCCAAGGAAGCACTGTCATCGGACAGCGAGGCCACCATCCCGGTGCTGCTGCCGGGCTACCAGCAACAGGTCCGGCTGGTACGGTCCGAGTTCGAAGCCCTGATCGAGGAACCCGTCCGGGAAACAGTGGATGCGCTGGAGGAATCGCTCGCGCAGCTCAAGCTGGCTCCGGCGGACCTCACTGCCGTCCTGCTGATCGGCGGGTCATCACGGATACCCCTCGTGGCGGAGCTGATCTCCGAACAGCTGGACCGCCCTATCGCCGTGGACGCTGATCCTAAGTCGTCCATCTGCCTCGGCGCAGCGGTATCGGCCGTGCTTTCCCGCGCGCCCGCCGAGCGTAACGCGGCTCCTGTTTCAGAGGCCCCGCAGCTGCCGGCACCGGCGTCCGGCGACGAGCCGCTGGACACCGGCGGACACGTTCCCCCGCGGCTGGCCAGCTGGTCCCGGAAGGGTACGACGGCGGCCGGCAACTTTGCAGCGCTGGGCCACGGCCCGGGCCACAGCCACGGCGGGGCGCACGCGCCGAAGCCGACGGTGCGGCTCACCGCCATCGCAGCCGCGGCCGCCCTGTTCACCGTGCTGTCCGCCACCGCCGCCCAAAGCCCCGGCGGCCTCAGTGACCTCACCTCGGTGTTCGTTCCCCAGGCCGGCGCCGACAGCGGTCCACCGGCCCAGGCGGGCGGGACCGGATCGGTGACCGGTGGCGGCGGTGCCGCGGCCGCCGGCACTGCGGGTGACGCGCAGCCGCTGGCAGGCATCGACGCCGGCGTGCAGAAAAAGAAGTCCGACGCCGGTCCCGGGCTGAACGTCGAGGCCTCGCCAACCAGCAAACCCTCCGCAGCGGCTACCAAGGCTCCGGACGGCTCACCTGCTCCCGCAGCGGGCGGACCGGCTCCGGCTGCGGGAACAGGCACCGTGCCCGGGACCACCGGAGGCGGTACCGGCTCCGGAAGCGGGTCCGTTCCTGCCGTGACGCCCACCACCGCAGCGGGGACGGTGGATCCGGCGCCGGGTACGCCGGCACCTGTTCCCACCGACCCCGCCACCGTGGTGCCCGCGCCTGACCCGACCACCAACCTGCCGGTTCCGGATCCCACGACTAACCTGCCGGTTCCGGATCCGACCACCAACCCGCCGGTTCCGGACCCCACGACGAACCCGCCGGTGCCTGAAACACCGGCGCCCAGCAGCGCTCCCGCGCCGGACCCCACACCGGTCCCGGACCCCACACCGGTTCCGGACCCCACGCCGGTTCCGGCAGCGGGCTCCGACGCTCCCACCACGGAACCGGCGGCCTAG
- the ccsB gene encoding c-type cytochrome biogenesis protein CcsB encodes MPFGINETMGQYSELFMLLAAGTYTVAFIAFAWDLAKSSRALQAIDLKAAQAVEPAKVPAAVGAGNRAESSVGGPAGRAERPSSSTASGTPAGGGIITAGADMKYSAARRAPARVAVALTVLGALIHGAGVVTRALGAGRVPWGNMYEFLTTGAFVAIAVFLLVLIRRDLRFLGTFVVGLAIIMLVAASVAYWTPVGHLVPALQSYWLIIHVSIAVMSSALFTLTFAMSALQLVQSHRQKTVAAGGEDKLGFMRLVPSALSLENLSYRINAIAFIGWTFTLMFGAIWAEKAWGRFWGWDTKEVWTFVIWVVYAGYLHARATRGWTGTRAAWLSIVGYLCVVFNFTIVNQFFNGLHSYSGL; translated from the coding sequence ATGCCGTTTGGAATCAACGAAACCATGGGCCAGTACAGCGAGCTCTTCATGCTGCTGGCGGCGGGCACGTACACCGTAGCCTTCATTGCCTTCGCCTGGGACCTGGCCAAGAGCAGCCGGGCCCTCCAGGCCATCGACCTCAAGGCCGCACAGGCCGTTGAACCGGCCAAGGTTCCCGCCGCAGTGGGTGCGGGCAACCGTGCCGAGTCCAGCGTCGGCGGCCCGGCCGGCCGGGCCGAGCGTCCGTCGTCGTCCACGGCATCAGGCACCCCGGCGGGCGGCGGCATCATCACCGCCGGCGCCGACATGAAATACTCCGCCGCGCGGCGCGCCCCCGCCCGCGTTGCGGTGGCCCTCACCGTCCTGGGCGCCCTGATCCACGGCGCCGGCGTAGTCACCCGGGCACTCGGAGCCGGCCGCGTGCCGTGGGGCAACATGTACGAGTTCCTCACCACGGGCGCTTTCGTGGCCATTGCCGTGTTCCTGCTGGTCCTGATCCGCCGCGACCTCCGCTTCCTGGGCACCTTCGTGGTGGGCCTGGCCATCATCATGCTGGTGGCCGCGTCCGTGGCGTACTGGACCCCGGTGGGCCACCTGGTCCCCGCACTGCAGAGCTACTGGCTGATCATCCACGTCTCCATCGCCGTGATGTCCTCGGCCCTGTTCACCCTCACCTTCGCCATGTCCGCGCTGCAGCTGGTCCAGTCGCACCGGCAGAAGACCGTGGCCGCCGGCGGCGAGGACAAGCTGGGCTTCATGCGCCTGGTCCCCTCAGCCCTGAGCCTGGAAAACCTGTCCTACCGGATCAACGCCATCGCCTTCATCGGCTGGACCTTCACGCTCATGTTCGGCGCCATCTGGGCCGAGAAGGCATGGGGACGGTTCTGGGGCTGGGACACCAAGGAAGTCTGGACCTTCGTTATCTGGGTGGTCTACGCCGGCTACCTGCACGCCCGCGCCACCAGGGGCTGGACCGGAACCCGAGCGGCCTGGCTGTCGATCGTTGGCTACCTGTGCGTGGTCTTCAACTTCACCATCGTGAACCAGTTCTTCAACGGCCTGCACTCCTACTCGGGCCTCTGA
- the resB gene encoding cytochrome c biogenesis protein ResB, with protein MSERVNVKKKSPAPDADKVSAAKAEAALPALGPKEMLRFAWTQLTSMRTALFLLLLLAVAAVPGSLFPQRPANPSKVTDYISNNPDYGKLLDALQLFDVYSSVWFSAIYLLLFISLIGCVVPRAIAHYKAMRSQPPRTPKRLSRLPEYGTLVIPADAGIPASDAIHGAAGLLRKRGYRVEVRDDDGARPSLGAERGLSKEVGNLIFHTSLIGVLVSVAIGGLFGYSGQRILVEGDTFVNTLVGYDQFTPGTNFQSSQLQPYSVQLDKFDITFDRESQGKFGQPIDFSAAVTTKENPDAPAKKETLKVNDPITLGGTSIYLTGNGYAPVVTIRDGDGNVAMQGPVVAKLQGDNYYSSVVIKVPDAKPDQLGFQGFFLPTAFVTEQGVSFSGDPDLFNPQLSLNSYYGDLGLDTGSPQNVFEIDVKDLTPLNARNLDAGGITLSPGSTYTLPDGKGSISFDGVKRYVGVDIHHNPGQLYALIFALLAVAGLILSLYVNRRRAWVRTGTHDDGRTMVEYGLLARGEDHRLAGEAAAIRTLLAQEWGLAADPQQDGDRQDDSTQSQQTPSSLGDNGAGTPTPASPAGPEKDQ; from the coding sequence ATGAGCGAGCGTGTGAACGTAAAGAAGAAGTCCCCCGCCCCGGATGCGGACAAGGTGTCAGCGGCAAAGGCTGAGGCCGCGCTGCCCGCGCTTGGCCCCAAGGAGATGCTGCGGTTCGCCTGGACCCAGCTGACCAGCATGCGCACAGCGCTGTTCCTGCTGCTGCTCCTGGCCGTGGCCGCGGTTCCGGGATCGCTGTTTCCGCAGCGCCCGGCCAACCCCTCGAAGGTTACGGACTACATCAGTAACAACCCGGACTACGGCAAACTGCTGGATGCCCTGCAGCTGTTCGATGTCTATTCCTCGGTATGGTTCTCCGCCATCTACCTGCTGCTGTTCATCTCCCTGATCGGCTGCGTAGTGCCCCGCGCCATCGCCCACTACAAGGCCATGCGCTCCCAGCCGCCCCGGACGCCCAAGCGGCTCTCCCGCCTCCCCGAGTACGGCACGCTGGTCATTCCCGCCGACGCCGGGATCCCGGCGTCGGACGCCATCCACGGCGCCGCCGGGCTGCTTCGGAAGCGCGGCTACCGCGTTGAGGTAAGGGACGACGACGGCGCGCGGCCGTCTTTGGGCGCAGAACGCGGGCTCTCCAAAGAAGTGGGAAACCTGATTTTCCACACCTCCCTGATTGGGGTCCTGGTGTCCGTGGCCATCGGCGGCCTGTTTGGCTACAGCGGCCAGCGGATCCTGGTGGAGGGCGACACCTTTGTGAACACCCTGGTGGGCTATGACCAGTTCACGCCGGGCACCAACTTCCAGTCCAGCCAGCTGCAGCCCTACTCTGTGCAGCTGGACAAGTTCGACATCACCTTTGACCGCGAATCGCAGGGTAAGTTCGGCCAGCCCATCGACTTCTCGGCAGCCGTTACCACCAAGGAAAACCCTGACGCGCCCGCCAAGAAGGAGACGCTGAAGGTCAACGACCCCATCACCCTGGGCGGCACCAGCATCTACCTGACCGGCAACGGCTACGCCCCGGTGGTGACCATCCGCGACGGCGACGGCAACGTGGCCATGCAGGGCCCGGTGGTGGCCAAGCTGCAGGGTGACAACTACTACTCCTCGGTGGTCATCAAGGTCCCCGACGCCAAGCCGGACCAGCTCGGGTTCCAGGGCTTCTTCCTGCCGACGGCTTTCGTCACGGAGCAGGGCGTGTCCTTCAGCGGAGATCCTGATCTCTTCAACCCGCAGCTGTCCCTGAACTCCTACTACGGCGACCTTGGACTGGATACCGGCTCGCCGCAGAACGTCTTCGAGATCGATGTCAAGGACCTCACGCCGCTGAACGCCCGCAACCTAGACGCCGGCGGCATCACCCTGTCACCCGGCTCCACCTACACGCTGCCGGACGGCAAGGGCTCCATCAGCTTCGACGGCGTCAAGCGGTACGTCGGCGTGGACATCCACCACAACCCCGGCCAGCTGTACGCCCTGATCTTCGCGCTCCTGGCCGTGGCCGGCCTGATCCTCTCCCTGTACGTCAACCGCCGCCGCGCCTGGGTGCGCACCGGCACGCACGACGACGGCCGGACCATGGTGGAGTACGGCCTCCTGGCCCGCGGCGAAGACCACCGCCTGGCCGGGGAAGCTGCCGCCATCCGCACCCTGCTGGCCCAGGAATGGGGCCTCGCGGCCGATCCGCAGCAGGACGGCGACCGGCAGGACGATTCCACGCAGTCCCAGCAAACTCCCAGCAGCCTCGGCGATAATGGCGCAGGCACCCCCACCCCAGCAAGCCCCGCAGGGCCCGAAAAGGACCAGTAA
- a CDS encoding cytochrome c biogenesis CcdA family protein — translation MNSPFAETILNGSILLAIPVALLAGLVSFLSPCVLPLVPGYLGYVTGLSGVDLQKQRRGRMFAGIGLFVLGFSVIFVLLGGAFGQLGTLITGSQNAWITQLLGVLVIIMGVVFMGGLGWLQRDAKIHAKPPAGLWGAPLLGLTFGLGWAPCIGPTYSAVQLLSLSGGSSAAKGAFLAFVYSLGLGIPFLLIALAVRRGMGVMAFFRKHRLAIQRTGGGILVVLGVLMATGVWGTWVTELQYWFQTDVKLPI, via the coding sequence GTGAACAGCCCCTTCGCCGAAACCATCCTGAACGGATCGATCCTGCTCGCCATCCCCGTGGCGCTGCTGGCCGGCCTGGTCTCCTTCCTCTCTCCCTGCGTGCTGCCCCTGGTCCCGGGTTACCTGGGCTACGTCACCGGGCTCAGCGGCGTTGACCTGCAGAAGCAGCGGCGGGGCCGGATGTTCGCGGGCATCGGGCTGTTCGTACTGGGTTTCTCCGTGATCTTCGTCCTGCTGGGCGGGGCCTTCGGGCAGCTGGGCACCCTGATTACCGGCTCACAGAACGCCTGGATCACCCAGCTGCTGGGCGTGCTGGTCATCATCATGGGGGTGGTGTTCATGGGTGGCCTGGGCTGGCTGCAGCGTGACGCCAAGATCCACGCCAAGCCGCCTGCCGGCCTGTGGGGTGCGCCGCTGCTGGGCCTGACCTTCGGCCTGGGGTGGGCGCCGTGCATCGGGCCTACCTACTCCGCTGTCCAGCTGCTCAGCCTCTCCGGCGGCTCGTCAGCAGCGAAGGGCGCCTTCCTGGCGTTCGTCTACAGCCTTGGCCTGGGCATCCCGTTCCTGCTGATCGCGCTCGCTGTGCGCCGCGGGATGGGTGTCATGGCATTTTTCCGCAAGCACCGGCTCGCCATCCAGCGGACCGGCGGCGGCATCCTGGTGGTGCTGGGTGTGCTGATGGCCACCGGCGTCTGGGGGACCTGGGTGACCGAGCTGCAGTACTGGTTCCAAACCGACGTGAAGTTGCCGATCTGA
- a CDS encoding TlpA family protein disulfide reductase, with product MLAAGGFVLTALTMGLSGCAQEDALAKQARAGDNKNYVAGDGSVTEFAAADRKDAIQVNGTLFNGTTVTPADFQGKVTILNFWFAACAPCRVEAPILEELHQEFKDQGVQFYGVNLRDEKATAEAFDKTFNLTYPSFDDKDGGVLLSVSGLVPPGAVPTTLVLDKQGRVASRVLGEIQKGTLNALITAAVAE from the coding sequence GTGCTGGCTGCCGGCGGCTTCGTCCTGACCGCGCTCACCATGGGCCTTTCGGGCTGCGCCCAGGAAGACGCCCTGGCGAAGCAGGCCAGGGCCGGCGACAACAAGAACTACGTTGCCGGCGACGGCTCCGTCACAGAGTTCGCCGCCGCGGACCGCAAGGACGCCATCCAGGTCAACGGCACCCTCTTCAACGGCACCACGGTGACCCCGGCAGACTTCCAGGGCAAGGTGACCATCCTGAACTTCTGGTTCGCCGCCTGCGCCCCGTGCCGGGTGGAAGCCCCCATCCTCGAGGAGCTCCACCAGGAGTTCAAGGACCAGGGCGTGCAGTTCTACGGCGTCAACCTCCGCGATGAGAAGGCAACCGCGGAAGCGTTCGACAAGACGTTCAACCTCACCTACCCCAGCTTCGACGACAAGGACGGCGGCGTGCTGCTGTCCGTCTCCGGGTTGGTTCCTCCCGGCGCGGTACCCACCACCCTGGTCCTGGACAAGCAGGGGCGCGTGGCTTCCCGCGTCCTGGGCGAAATCCAGAAGGGCACCCTGAACGCCCTGATCACCGCCGCCGTGGCTGAGTAG
- a CDS encoding histidine phosphatase family protein has protein sequence MPQATVHLLRHGEVHNPDGVLYGRLPEFHLSELGREMARMLAGHFREQVEAGARITYLAASPLDRAQETAAPTAEALRLQIHTDARIIEAENYFEGMKVTKAELRRPKHWPRLVNPLRPSWGEPYKQQATRVMEAVQDARLRAIDFAGGDYGTNGPEAIMVSHQLPIWATRLSAEGKPLWHDPRKRECTLTSITSLVFDDDGSLLRVKYSEPAASLLPGAASTPGA, from the coding sequence ATGCCCCAAGCCACTGTCCATCTGCTCCGCCACGGCGAGGTCCATAATCCCGACGGCGTTCTGTACGGACGGCTGCCCGAATTCCACCTCTCGGAACTGGGGCGGGAGATGGCCCGCATGCTCGCCGGGCACTTCCGGGAACAGGTGGAAGCCGGCGCCAGGATCACCTATCTTGCTGCCTCTCCGCTGGACCGGGCCCAGGAAACGGCGGCCCCCACGGCAGAAGCGTTGCGCCTTCAGATCCACACCGACGCCCGCATCATCGAAGCCGAAAACTACTTCGAGGGGATGAAGGTCACCAAGGCCGAACTGCGCCGGCCGAAGCACTGGCCGCGGCTGGTCAACCCGCTGCGGCCGTCCTGGGGCGAGCCCTACAAGCAGCAGGCAACCCGCGTCATGGAAGCGGTCCAGGACGCACGCCTGCGCGCCATCGACTTTGCCGGCGGCGACTACGGCACCAACGGCCCCGAAGCCATCATGGTCAGCCACCAGCTGCCCATCTGGGCCACCCGCCTCAGCGCGGAGGGCAAGCCGCTCTGGCATGACCCGCGGAAACGCGAATGCACCCTCACCTCCATCACGTCCCTGGTGTTCGACGACGACGGCAGCCTCCTGCGCGTCAAGTACAGCGAACCGGCGGCGTCCCTTCTTCCCGGTGCCGCCAGCACCCCTGGAGCCTAA
- a CDS encoding YceI family protein, giving the protein MALPADVTTGTWTLDNSHSEIGFTVRHAGISKVRGQFTDATATLELAEDVAQSKIAATINTASFDSGDANRDGHVKGEDFFDVEKFPEMSFVSNGLVAKGNSYELTGDLTIKGVTRPVTLETEFNGVAVDPFGNTRAGVSAETTISRKDFGLTWNAVLETGGVLVSDKVAINLELAFIAPAA; this is encoded by the coding sequence ATGGCACTTCCCGCAGACGTCACCACCGGCACCTGGACCCTCGACAACTCCCACAGCGAAATCGGCTTCACCGTCCGGCACGCCGGCATCAGCAAGGTACGCGGGCAGTTCACCGACGCCACCGCCACGCTCGAGCTCGCCGAGGACGTGGCCCAGTCCAAGATCGCCGCCACCATCAACACCGCCAGCTTCGACTCCGGCGACGCCAACCGCGACGGCCACGTCAAGGGCGAGGACTTCTTCGACGTGGAGAAGTTCCCGGAAATGTCCTTCGTGTCCAACGGCCTGGTGGCCAAGGGCAACAGCTACGAACTGACCGGCGACCTCACCATCAAGGGCGTCACCCGCCCCGTGACCCTCGAAACCGAATTCAACGGCGTGGCCGTTGATCCCTTCGGCAACACCCGCGCCGGAGTCTCCGCAGAGACCACCATCAGCCGCAAGGACTTCGGCCTGACCTGGAACGCCGTCCTCGAGACCGGTGGCGTACTGGTCAGCGACAAGGTTGCCATCAACCTGGAACTGGCGTTCATCGCCCCCGCCGCATAA
- a CDS encoding Yip1 family protein, whose protein sequence is MSTPPVPPPGSNDPRSGSSNTGNPDTNGDAGNQPPRFGENAPQYGQNAPQYGQNAPQQGQDQPQYGQNAPQYGQNAPQQGQQFSSQPPATPQYGQNAPQQGQQYGQGYGQQFGQNAPGGQQFGQSPYGQSPYPSEQPQPAGSNGVPQLVNISFWLLLAAAAIFVISMLTGLGQLNDPAFRQTFEDQMESSGAAGVTYDDVQGFIGGTLVAFAILGAGLYFLVAFFVRKGKNWARILGTVFAGLSVFGLFGIPTFGTLGTVLGIAAIVLLYLPAAAPYFRKQQPFANPYGGGFSGPYGR, encoded by the coding sequence ATGAGCACTCCCCCTGTCCCGCCGCCGGGATCAAACGATCCCCGCTCCGGCAGTTCAAACACCGGCAACCCGGACACCAACGGCGATGCCGGCAACCAGCCGCCGCGCTTTGGCGAAAACGCCCCGCAGTATGGCCAGAACGCACCCCAGTACGGCCAGAATGCGCCGCAGCAGGGCCAGGACCAGCCGCAGTACGGCCAGAACGCACCCCAGTACGGGCAAAACGCGCCGCAGCAGGGCCAGCAGTTCAGTTCGCAGCCGCCGGCCACGCCGCAATACGGCCAGAACGCGCCCCAGCAGGGCCAGCAGTACGGCCAGGGTTACGGACAGCAGTTCGGGCAGAACGCCCCGGGCGGCCAGCAGTTCGGCCAGTCGCCGTACGGCCAGTCCCCCTACCCGTCCGAGCAGCCCCAGCCGGCCGGCAGCAACGGCGTTCCCCAGCTGGTCAACATCTCGTTCTGGCTCCTTCTCGCGGCAGCAGCCATTTTCGTGATTTCCATGCTGACGGGCCTCGGCCAGCTGAACGACCCCGCGTTCCGCCAGACGTTCGAAGACCAGATGGAGTCGAGCGGCGCCGCGGGCGTGACGTACGACGACGTCCAGGGCTTCATCGGCGGCACCCTCGTGGCGTTCGCCATCCTCGGCGCCGGCTTGTACTTCCTGGTGGCGTTCTTTGTCCGCAAGGGCAAGAACTGGGCACGCATCCTGGGAACGGTCTTCGCGGGCCTGTCGGTCTTCGGGCTGTTCGGCATCCCCACGTTCGGCACGCTCGGCACCGTCCTGGGCATCGCGGCCATCGTGCTGCTGTACCTGCCGGCCGCTGCCCCGTATTTCCGGAAGCAGCAGCCCTTCGCCAACCCTTATGGTGGCGGTTTCAGCGGCCCGTACGGCCGCTGA